Sequence from the Clupea harengus chromosome 20, Ch_v2.0.2, whole genome shotgun sequence genome:
GGAGAAGAGGCATTGAGACCCTCGGAGTAAACCAATAGCAGAGTAATGGCCCCACAATGAGTCTGCCGCTCCACAAACAAAAGAGCCTCATAAATGGAACTCATAAAAGCCTTGGGCGGAGAATTGCTTTTTCGTTATACtcattcacttttttttctctctctccctctcttctgtttgTCTCCTTCAATTACCCCCTCACTATCtttttctccactctctctctctgtcttcctctttcccttctttccttcctctttgTCTGTGATCCTTTCTCTCGCGCTCTGTAAATGCAGGCATCCTGCACAAGGGGAGCGGCGAGAACGGTCTTCATCTCCCAGCAGCCCCCCTGTGATCACGAGCATCATGGGTAACGGACGACGCTGCAGCATTCTCCTGCCCCAGCTGTAACGGACGCTGGCCGACGGCAACAAGTGCTTGGCCGGCCCGTCGGCGCTCGGCGGGCGGGCCATCGACCGGCAGCCTCTACGTGGGCCACCTCAACTTTGTGCCGTCGGGTGTACCCGTCCCTCAACACCACACGCCTTCCTGGAGCTCAGCCAGCTCAATGCCCCCGGTATTACCCCTTATTGATAACAGCTTCCCCCGGTATTACCCCTTATTTCTGAGTAACACTGCTACATGGAGCGCCTGGACGGGAAGGAGAAGTGGAGTGTGGTGGAGTCGCCACGGGAACGGCGCAGCATCCAGACGGTGGTCCAGAATGAGGCGGTGTTCGTGCAGTACCTGGACGCCGGCATCTGGCACCTGGCCTTCTACAACGACGGCAAAGAGAAGGAGTCCGTCTCCTTCAGCACCGCCATAATGGGTCCGTCCACAGaacctctttcctcttccccctgtttctttccttcttcttgttttctctgtcaaatcatttctttcttgttttattCTGTCTGTTCCCCCTTGTCCGTTCCGTCTCTCCCTTTAAATTTTTTGTTAACATCCCCCCTCATCAGGCTGTCTAAACTTTCccattgattctctctctcctttcattagtctctctctcttcttctctttcttctctctctcctgtctgcctTCTTTCCATGCTTTGCTTCTGTCTCCCTTtgggtctgtctctcccccagtTCTTGttgttggtctctctctctctctctctcattctctctctctctctctctttctttccttctcgctttctctctctctctccctctctctgtcactctatgcctctgttctcttctccccaggtgtttctgtctttctccttctttcttgtcATTCTTGCATTGATCTTTCTCTGCGTCCAGTGTTGCTCtacctccacactctctctctatttctctctctccccttcccctccctccctccctctctctctctctctctctctctctccctctctctctctctctctctctctctctctctctgcttgcctCCCTGCTGACTGTTGTTGATGAAGGCTCTGTGCCTGAGTGTAGGGAGCCGTGAGGGAAGAAAGGGGAGCAAAGGGGCCCTCCAAGAAGTCTTTTCTAAAgctctctgtcaaacacacacctctctgtggAGGCTCATCCTCAAGCAGGTTTGGAAGCACTTAGACAACACCGGCGAGCTGAACACAAAAGCCTTGAGGGGGAAACGTGGGTCAGTGTGTGGCTGGTCacagaaaacgagagagagagagagatgttcctGCTGGGGAAAAAAGTATTGAGAGAAGTGTCAATCCTTTGActacctattcacacacacacacacacacacacacacacacacacacatgccgctGGCATCCTGAAGAACCTTTATGTCTTCCTCCACAGACTCCATCCAAGAGTGCCCGAGGAATTGCCATGGCAATGGAGAGTGCGTGTCCGGAGTGTGTCATTGCTTCCCTGGATTTCATGGCATGGACTGCTCTAAAGGTAGgacgcatgctcacacacacacacacacacacacacacacacacacacacacacacacttaaacacaaaacaactataaaacagtgagagagtcaaagaaagacaaacagggagatgatgaaggagggaatttcggatgtgtgtgtgtgtgtgtgtttgtttgtgtgtgtgtgtgtgtgtgtgtgcgtgtgtgtgctgcgaaAGTCACAGCCATCcataacagcacacactcagCTATAAATACCATGCAAACATTTCTacgcacatactcactcacacatgtacacacacacacacacactcagatcctCCAAGCCCTTTACCTAGTGGAGGTTGTGAGCCGCTCCAAACTTCCTGGAGCTTTTCCTTTTCAAATGTTTCCTGACTCTAGCCTGTAACACACTGCATCAGTCATCTGCGACGCCATAAACTCAATGTCACTTCCCCGCGCGGAGTACAAGCCAACAAGCGTGCCACGCACAAAGCCGGAGTGACTACAACCCCCGCTAGTGTCACAACAAGGTTAGCTGTGTCGCTgagtggaggatgaggagagagagggggagagagagagagaaagagatacaaagaaagttgaggtggagagagggggagtgagagaggtagtagagagggaaagatgaagagagagaggcagacagagagaaagcgaaagctggagggctgtgtgtgtgtgtgtgtgggtgtgtgtgtgagtgagtctctgtgtgtgtgtgtgtgtgtgtgtgtgtgtgtgtgtgtgtgtgtgtgtgagagtgagtctgtgtgtgtgtgtgtgtgtttgtgtgtgtgtgtgtgtgtgtgtgtgtgtgtgtgtgtgtgtgagagtgtgcgctGCCAGAGGGGCAGTGGGCAGGCTGAGGGCTGGCCAGTAAGTGGGCCTGAGGCCATGTGATGATGGATGGGGGGGCCACTGCAGCCAATATCTCCAGCCGCTCACCTGGGAGTCAGGTGATTAATCGCCAGGTCACCCTGCTgttaaattacattttctttcattacctccctccattctccctctttctttttaacTCGCCTACTCTGAGCGATTCTGCCTGCTgcctgaccttgtgtgtgtgcgtctgtgtgtgtgtgtgtgtgtgtgtgtgtgtgtgtgtgcatacgtctGTGTTTCTTTGCATATATTCGCAAACAtggtccattttttttttaaatatgcacatacctacatataaacaataaaatatgtgcatgtgtgtgtgtgtttgcctgtcttacagataaagtgtgtgtgtctgaatatgtgTTCATATAGATGTGGATGTACATATGcttgtatatagtatatgtgagtgtttgtgtgattatcttttatacacattcatttttgcTATGCACAccttctcacaacacacacacacacacgcacacgcacacgcacacacacacacacacacacacacacacacacacacacacacgcacacgctgaTTTCTGACAGTTTACAGTCCCATCTTACACgcgtctctccctctgtgtcaaCCTACACTTCCACCTgttctcacaacacacacacacacacacacacacacacacacacacacacaccgtgtcaACCTACACTTCCACCTGTTCTCACAACATGGCAGCTCGGCAGAGGGCACTTCCTGTGGTGTCAGCTGACACAAAGCATTCTGGGAGATTCTCTAACGGGAAGCCGTCCTTCATGACAGCTTTGATAGGCCGTTGATTAGCAGGGCCTGGAGTTTTCCCTGCTGTTGTCAACCAATAGTGTGTCTCAGTCTGTTTGAGTGACACTCAGTAAAACTAATGCATCCGTGCCAATTGGCAGCCATTAACCACTGCCATGAaagctgttgtttttgtcagtCAGGCACTTGGTGGTTTTAGAATGAGGATGGGGTGGGATAggtggggggtttgggggttgGCGGGTtgggagggtttttttttttttgagtcgTTAGAAGAGATGTGGGCAATATGTCTGCTTtaatgtctctctgtcctcacctGGACCAGCTGTCCAAGCCTCTTAATAAAGCCAGAATGAAGACAGACagcctgacacacagacacacacacacacacacagacacacacacagacacacacacacacacagacacacacaaacacagacacactcacacacacagacacacagacacactcacaataacacgcacgcacacacacacacacacacacacacacacacacacacacacacacacacacacacacacacacaccaagagccACCAGAGGACATTTACTCTCTCTACATTTCAATCAGTCTCACTTACTTCAtgccatcgtgtgtgtgtgtgtgtgtgtgtgtgggtgtggtgtctgtgtgtgtatgtgtgtgtgtgtgtgtatatgtgtgtatatgtatagtaACAATGGTCTTCTTACCTAATGGGATAATGAGACTATTGTTTCTCTGCAGGTGAAAACATCACAGTATACAAACACtactacactctctctctctctctctctctctctctctctctccctctccctctctctctctcgctctgctgtTGCGCTTTATTCCCTAAGGGACACATTAGCTAAAGCCTCTCTCAATGAGAGGGAAATCTCCCCAGAGCGTTGCTGTTCCGGGCGCAGGGACAGCGCCGCTCCAGACACCGTGTTTAAGTGTTTCTTTATTGCCTTTTACTGCTGATTTCCCATTGATGTCTGCGGATCGCTTTCAGCTTAAACAAGCTGCAAGGAAGACTGAAAAAACTGCTTAGGAATGTCTGGAATGGATGACTAGTGGCTAATACAAAGAGCCGAGTATTACAGCTCAACTGAATAAGCAGTATTATGACAGGGGGGCATGATTGACTGGGCCTTTTGAACCTTTATGCATTAATATGCATAATACCTTCCTGCATATGAAAGCACTGTGGCTGGTGATAGCACTGATCATATTATGGCTAGTGCTAATACTACAGGTGGTAATATAAATGCTGTTGACAATATTACTGTTCATGTTACAGTTGCTGTTAGCTAAGCACGCCATTAACTTAACTTACTGTTGAATTACCTGCATGTTTGAAAGTAAAGCACTGTGTCATTTTATTGTCTTGCTTTCTCACACTCTGTCCTCTTTGCTTCCCCTaccttgtgtctctgtctctccatctctctccctctcgctccttctGTCCCACCCTCtcatctttcccctctttttttctcccttcctccctccatcttacctcctctcgctccctcccactcttccactttctccttctcccttcctccctccatccctccctctttctctttctttctctctctctctctctctctctctcagcggcCTGCCCTGTCTTGTGCAGTGGTAATGGCCAGTATGATAAGGGCTCGTGCATCTGCTACAGCGGCTGGAAGGGCCCCGAGTGTGACGTTCCTGTCAGCCAGTGCATCGACCCCGTGTGCAGTGGTCACGGCTCCTGCACCGAGGGCACCTGCGTCTGCTCACTGGGCTACAAGGGAGACAGCTGCGCcgagggtcagtgtgtgtgtgtgtgtgtgtgtgtgtgggggggggggtgtatgtagAAATGCAGATGTTGGCTTTCTGTATTCATGGAGAGATAAacacctgtggtgtgtgtgtgtgtgtgatgaagtcaCAGGGAAGCAAGCCCCATTTCTTCTATCTAAGTTATAATGCATGGTCTGCTTACAGTCATCACTGTCAAAACTGAACCCCAGTCTTTGCAGTGATAGGAGAGTGATTTGGGCTGATGATTCCCACTAACTGAATGTGGGGGAGCAGCCAGAGGACAATATAAATGAGCAtatttatacaaacacacacacacacacacacacacacactcaatctcacacacacacacacacacacacacacactcactcacacacacacacactcgcacacacacactcacacacaaacacacacacactcaatcacacatatacacacacacactcacacacacacacactcgcacacacacacactcgcacacacacactcacacacaaacacacacacactccaatcacacatatacacacacacactcacacacacacacactcgcacacacacactcgcacacacacactcacacacacacacacacacactcaatcacacacacacactcgcacacacacacactcgcacacacacttacacacacacacacactcaatcaacacagacacacacacagaaacacacacacacacaacacaacacacacacacactcacacacacacacacactcacatacacactcactcactcacacacacacacacacagacacagacacacacacacacacacacccacacacacacacactcacacacaaacacacaaacacacgcacacacacaccagtcctcaccccccacccctcgtaCTCATCAGCAGATAATGTCCCCGTGGAGTGATTGGGTGTGGGCGCAGCAGCAGAACgcatgaagcagcagcagcatccatcAGAACCTGAACACGGGCCTGGAGGCAGCTTTATTGGACTGGGATCTGGCCTCCACGTGGGAGCGGCCCAGCAGTGATGAACTCGCAGTGTGTACAGGAGAGTTAAGCacgtccagagagagagagagagagagagagggagggagagagagagagagtgagagagaggggggggggaaagggagaggaggaggagggagagaaggatgggaAAATGtgatctacagagagagagagagagataagtctggatgtgtgagacagagaagagggtgTAGAGAAGGATGGGTAAGCAGAGGGGTctacagagatagagaagagaaagaggcagagcaagggagaggaggagagatagagagatagagaagatagagagaggcagagcaagggagaggaggagaggagagatagagagagcaagggagggaaggagaggagagatattaGAAAAGAAAGTAGGCGTGGGGTtctgacagagatagagagtgagaaaggggagatggagggagagaaagtgaagggAAAAGAGTGTGAAAAAAGATAAGTGCatcagggagagtgtgtgtattggtgggGGGTTGTTAGGCGCAAGGTCAGCCacacctcccactctcttttttcAGCTTGTGTTTTCTCCCCCCATCTTCTCTTCAAATCTAATATTCATCGCAGCAGACTCACTCAAGCTATTTGCCCAGAGTGCTAGCGACACAAAAATCAATAGCCGTGATGCACAATTTCTGCAGTGCAGACAGAAGCTGGCAACCCCAGACAATCctggagttggggggggggggggggggtgaagagggAGGCGTTCTCTCTGCCCAGTGCGGTTTGGGGTgtagattgggggggggggggggggtgattgaGGGGTAGTGGAATGGGGGAACTCTGGTGGAGAAGAACACTGAATGGGGCAAATGTAAAGGTGGGAGGTGGGcgttttttggggggaggggggggggggggtaatttgTCAAATGCTTTTCCCCTCTGACTGTATGCGGCAGGTCCTCCCATTAAGCTGACAGTCAATGTCAGTTTTGCTGAGGCAGAGCAGCCTGCCacacagaatgagaaagagagagatgacagatgaAGAAGAGATATgctgtgagagggggagagagggagagagagagagagggagagacagagggagagagagaggagaaggaggaggctgCCTGGCCTGTCCATCAGATCCCATGATGACAGTGTCCAGCTTCTTCTTCATCGGCCTCCACTGTCCTTTGTCTTTCGGGGGAAAGAAAGTCTGATCCTTGAAGGGcagatttgggggggggggggggggggggggacagcagGGGCATGGAAAATGTCCGGCGGAGTTTGGAGGATTCGGGCGCCGGAGGCATCGAGCGGCCCTCTTCTCCTCACGGGGACGGATCCACTCCTGTTCAAAGTGGCACACTCCagtcctcacatacacacacacacacacacacacacacatactaacgcacacacacacacgcacacacacatacacacgcacacacacacacccattcacacacacacacacacacacacacactccggtcGCCACCAGCTCCCTCCATTGGACACGGTCTGCTGCCAGGGTCAAgactgcatgagagagagaggaggagacatagAGTGAATGAGAAcgggaagaaggagagatagagtgaatgAGAACgggaagaaggggagagggcCGAAGGAGAGGGCAAGggtgtgacggagagagagtgagtgtgtgtgagagggagagaggtattAGAGGGGAATCACACATTCTCAGCCTTTCCGTGTGTGGTGTATTGATTTCTCATGCTTGGATGAAAGGCCACTCATgtctatctttgtgtgtgtgtgtgtctgtgggcacacgcttgtgtgtgtgtttgtgtgtgtgtgtgtgtgtgtgtctgtctgtgggcacacgcttgtgtgtgtgtttgtgtgtgtgtctgtgggcacacgcgtgtgtgtgcttgcgtgtgtgtgtgtgcttacgtgtgtgtgtgtgtgtgtgtgtgtgcgcgtgtgcttacgcacgtgtgtgtgtgcgtgtgtttacgtgtgtatgcatgtaaaaTCCATTGTATGGCATGCACTTGCAGAGTGCAGCATTAAAATACTCCTGAGTGAATCTTATTATTTTCCCCTGTGGGCCATTTGATTTATTGCGTGTCAACATTAGTAATTCACAATGTTGACCTCAGCACATGCCGTTAATAACAAAGAGCTAATAAACGGGTCCCTccgtgctgtatgtgtgtgtgtgtgtgtgtgtgtgtgtgtgtgtgtgtacatgtgtgtgtctatgtctcttTCCAAGAAGCACTCTCGTTTCCAGTTTATCACAGTCTTTGTTTTTACAGTGCTCCtactgagcagtgtgtgtgtgtgtgtgtgtgtgtgtgtgtgtgtgtgtgtttttacagtgcTCCTACTGAGCAGTGTGATgtgatttcgttttttttacaTCTCAAGTTTTAGTGTCCCACATTCCAGGAGATAGCCAGTATAACAGAatgtctgttttatgtgtgtgtgtgtgtgggggggggggggcaaaagaaGCATAACATTAtgcttgaagtgtgtgtgtgtgtgtgtgtgtatggaatgtGAAATGATCATTCAATAACCCGTATGCCTAGAGTGTTTTATCTGGTGGTTCTCCATTCTCTCCAGTctgcagatatacagtatgtgcagacGACATTAGACTCTCTCTAGTCTGCAGACAGTctgcagatatacagtatgtgcagacATTAGACTCTCTCTAGTCTGCAGACAGTatgcagatatacagtatgtgcagacATTAGACTCTCTCTAGTCTGCAGACAGTatgcagatatacagtatgtgcagacGACATTAGACTCTCTCTAGTCTGCAGACAGTctgcagatatacagtatgtgcagacATTAGACTCTCTCTAGTCTGCAGACAGTatgcagatatacagtatgtgcagacATTAGACTCTCTCTAGTCTGCAGACAGTatgcagatatacagtatgtgcagacGACATTAGACTCTCTCTAGTCTGCAGACAGTctgcagatatacagtatgtgcagacATTAGACTCTCTCTAGTCTGCAGACAGTatgcagatatacagtatgtgcagacATTAGACTCTCTCTAGTctgcagatatacagtatgcagagatacagtatgtgcagaCGACATTAGACTCTCTCTAGTCTGCAGACAGTatgcagatatacagtatgtgcagacATTAGACTCTCTCTAGTctgcagatatacagtatgtgcagacATTAGACTCTCTCTAGTCTGCAGACAGTATGCagagatacagtatgtgcagaCATTAGTCAACTCCTCTAAGTGGAGTGCACtgttagctatagctagctGTTCTTACACCCTGGATCACTCAAGGCCTTATTGATCTTTGAGTCTTAACTGGGCGCTGTCCACTCATGTGGTGCTGAAATAGCATTTCCTGACTGAGACCCTTTGCACCAATGAGGTGTTTACGTATGGGAAAGTGGTAGTACCTGATCCAGTGTATAACATGTTGttgtatatttcatatttaatttGTGATTCATAAGTGTTTTCAATCTGTCCAAATGGATCCTTAAtcagtcttctctctcccctctgtgtctgtttgtgtatgtgtgtgtatacgtgtgtgtgtgtgtgtctgtgtgtgtgtgtgtgtgtgtgtgtgtttgtgtgtgtgtgtgtgtgtgtgtgtgtgtgtgtgtgtgtgtgtgtgttttgtgtgtgtgtatgtgtgtatgtattccatAATTCCTCACCTCTAGTGGATTGCCTGGATCCCACCTGCTCTAACAACGGTATCTGTGTGAATGGGGAGTGCCACTGTAAGCCGGGCTGGGGGGGCCCGCACTGCGAGCTGCCGCGTGCCCAGTGCCCGGACCAATGCCACGGGCACGGGGCCTTCATCCCCGACACGGGCCTCTGCAGTTGCGACCCCAACTGGATGGGCCCCGATTGCTCTGTCGGTCAGTGTCTGTCAaaccgcttgtgtgtgtgtttatgtgacgtgtgtgtataAGATATAGATATAGTATACATAAGATATACCGTATATAAGATATAACAAAGATATTGAAAGatataagatatatatatataagatattGAAAGATAAGATATTGAAAGATAtaaaaagaaatagagaaacaAATAGGCATAGAGAaataatgtgtttgtatttgttttcatgtagGCAGTGCAAAGTCCCAGTACAGTcctatgcctgtgtttgtgtgtgtgtgtgtgtgtgtgcgtgtgtctgtgtgtgtgctcatgcatgtgtgtgtgtgtgtgtgtgttctgctccctCAGAGGTGTGCTCGGTGGACTGCGGGACGCACGGCGTGTGTATGGGCGGCGCGTGCCGCTGCGAGGAAGGCTGGACGGGCGCCGCGTGCGACCAGCGCATGTGCAACCCGCTGTGTGTGAAGCACGGCACCTGCAAGGACGGCAAGTGCGAGTGCCAGTCGGGCTGGAACGGAGAGCACTGCACCATCGGTAGGCAAACGCCCAGCCACGACCCAGGCACTTATCTTTTCTACTGTCTGACAGCAAACACACCCGGAGCAGGCACTTTGCATGGCACAAAATGAGCTAACTGAGTCACACTGCTAGAAGTTCATGCACTTGATATTGCAGCACCCTCATAGACAGTGGGCAGTGGGCAAGTCATAATATTAGTAGTTGATGTACTTATCTTGTATACTGCATCACAGCACAACATAGATCGAATGAAAATGAGTCAGCGGAGTCCTAGTACTTGTAAGTCAAAATGATCTATTTCTCCTTTATATTTGCTAGTAGTCATAGTAACATGGTACTATGGTACTGGTAACAAATTCCACTTAGCGATTAGCAACCATACAAATAGAAGTTATGTTAAGTGACAAAAAGTACCTCATTGAGTCATATTAGGACCTCAGTAATTAGTTGAgggaatatttatttattaatgtcaGTACTGTAATATCAGTGACTGGAAACAAGGGACTGTGGATCTACATACAGTTTGCAATGCAGAATAGGCATAACAAGcaaatgtgtgcttttgtacATGCTCTTCCCCATGGGCCATGGTTTCCACTATGGTAGAAGTTGGATGGAATCACTTACAGAAAACAGTTTTTGTTCAGCCTAGCTGAATGCCAGCTCTTTCTACAGGTCCTCACAAGGGACATACAGCACCAGCACAGCCTCTCTGTCACGCAAGGCTAGTTTTGATGAACCTAAAATACTGCCGTTTCTGTCGCATCAGTTGTTTTAGCTTCCACtgggagaagggaggaaagTAACCCAAATTTAGCTTTCTGTTAAACGAAAGTAGCTGTGACGCATTCGCTTAATGGTCATGCATTCACTTTTGCAAGAAAAAATCCACTTAGTGCACTGAATTTAAATACACATGTTGAAAGCTTTCTTTAAAACAGTTTCATAATTGTGGGGAAAGAACTGAGGAACTTGCTCCTGCTGGGGGTAGGAGGGGGGgtctttaaaacattttttttttaaatagcctaGCAGGGGTGAACCCAGGAGCCACTTCGCTCCAAGCACATGAAAGGGCAGAAATTACAAAGAAAGCAATGAAAGGGGAAAGAAAAATACCGAAAGAGCGATTTCACAGGAGCGACAGaatacagagaaaagaaaaggttttaaaaaaagaatgtatgaagaaaaaagaaagcaattGCATGTTTTGGAGAAAGAAAATTAATATGGagtagggggaaaaaagaaagttatagagagaggcagaatgagGCATT
This genomic interval carries:
- the LOC122128567 gene encoding teneurin-2-like is translated as MERLDGKEKWSVVESPRERRSIQTVVQNEAVFVQYLDAGIWHLAFYNDGKEKESVSFSTAIMDSIQECPRNCHGNGECVSGVCHCFPGFHGMDCSKAACPVLCSGNGQYDKGSCICYSGWKGPECDVPVSQCIDPVCSGHGSCTEGTCVCSLGYKGDSCAEVDCLDPTCSNNGICVNGECHCKPGWGGPHCELPRAQCPDQCHGHGAFIPDTGLCSCDPNWMGPDCSVGQCLSNRLCVCLCDVCV